In Halomarina salina, one DNA window encodes the following:
- a CDS encoding ABC transporter permease, with translation MAGDRDDRFEAIEWDAEGSRRRLGLQGTATLAVLVLGVLGYVYETHLLDGDDLVPPNGGLVELTWPISTVDWLFVVALGLFAVNTVVPLWRNPDRARRYWRRLRADRLGSAAAAYLAVFFVLGLFGPILLGSPTIDKAIAFQPPVLFTIDARTPNVCVGPVFLSRCVGTMAHPLGTTYEGKDVLLMVIMAMRITLQVGVIAAAIIVPVATAVGTAAGYLGGWVDDVLMRYVDVQQAIPAFLVYIVAIFVYGRSLFLIVVVFGLFSWGGVARMVRSEVLQRREEMYAMAARSAGASHFQVVRRHILPNVSGTVVTATTLQVPAIVLAEAALSFLRLGKSTLPSFGDLIAGGSIGAILRWTDFTEAWWIATIPAVFLALTVLSFGLLGDAMRDVLDPRGSE, from the coding sequence ATGGCGGGGGACAGGGACGACCGGTTCGAGGCAATCGAGTGGGACGCGGAGGGGTCGCGCCGGCGACTCGGCCTGCAGGGGACGGCCACGCTCGCGGTGCTGGTCCTCGGCGTGCTCGGCTACGTCTACGAGACGCACCTGCTGGACGGCGACGACCTCGTCCCGCCGAACGGTGGACTGGTCGAACTCACCTGGCCCATCTCGACGGTCGACTGGCTGTTCGTGGTCGCGCTGGGTCTGTTCGCGGTCAACACCGTCGTCCCGCTGTGGCGCAACCCCGACCGGGCGCGGCGCTACTGGCGACGCCTGCGCGCCGACCGCCTCGGGAGTGCGGCCGCCGCCTACCTCGCCGTCTTCTTCGTCCTCGGCCTGTTCGGACCGATACTCCTCGGCAGTCCGACCATAGACAAGGCCATCGCCTTCCAGCCGCCCGTCCTGTTCACCATCGACGCCCGGACGCCGAACGTCTGCGTCGGCCCCGTCTTCCTCTCGCGGTGCGTCGGCACGATGGCCCACCCGCTCGGGACGACCTACGAGGGCAAGGACGTGCTCCTGATGGTCATCATGGCGATGCGCATCACGCTCCAGGTCGGTGTCATCGCGGCGGCCATCATCGTGCCCGTCGCCACCGCCGTCGGCACCGCCGCGGGCTACCTCGGCGGCTGGGTCGACGACGTGCTGATGCGCTACGTCGACGTCCAGCAGGCGATTCCCGCCTTCCTCGTCTACATCGTCGCCATCTTCGTCTACGGCCGCTCGCTGTTCCTCATCGTCGTCGTCTTCGGCCTGTTCTCGTGGGGTGGCGTCGCCCGCATGGTACGCTCCGAGGTGCTCCAGCGCCGCGAGGAGATGTACGCCATGGCCGCGCGGTCGGCCGGTGCGAGTCACTTCCAGGTCGTTCGTCGCCACATCCTGCCGAACGTCTCCGGGACGGTGGTGACGGCGACGACGCTCCAGGTCCCCGCCATCGTCCTCGCGGAGGCGGCGCTGTCGTTCCTCCGTCTCGGGAAGTCGACGCTCCCGTCCTTCGGCGACCTCATCGCTGGCGGGTCCATCGGGGCCATCCTCCGGTGGACCGACTTCACCGAGGCGTGGTGGATAGCGACCATCCCGGCCGTCTTCCTCGCCCTGACGGTGCTGTCGTTCGGGTTGCTCGGCGATGCGATGCGGGACGTGTTGGACCCACGCGGTTCGGAGTGA
- a CDS encoding glutathione-independent formaldehyde dehydrogenase has protein sequence MEAVVYKGPNEVAVEEVDEPELQHPNDVVIDITTSCICGSDLHMYEGRTGADPGIVFGHENMGIVRAVGDGVDTLAEGDRVVAPFNVACGFCENCEDGYTGFCTNVNPGFAGGAYGYVAMGPYQGGQAEKLRIPYADFNALKLPEGDEHEDSFALLADIFPTGWHGTELAGLEPGESIAIFGAGPVGLMAAYSAKIKGAAEIYVVDRVPSRLELAEQHCDAKPINFEEGDPVEQITDAHGGEVDRGVDAVGYQAIDPETDPGSDAYDPARENPAVVLNQLVQTVRPTGQLGIPGLYVPSDPGAPDEMAAQGRLGIDFGKLFEKGQRLGTGQCNVKQYNRELRDLIIEGRADPSFVVSHRVGLEEAPEMYERFDNREEGVTKVLLEP, from the coding sequence ATGGAAGCAGTCGTCTACAAAGGACCGAACGAAGTGGCCGTCGAGGAGGTCGACGAACCGGAGCTGCAGCACCCGAACGACGTCGTCATCGACATCACGACGTCGTGCATCTGCGGGTCGGACCTGCACATGTACGAGGGACGAACCGGCGCCGACCCCGGCATCGTCTTCGGCCACGAGAACATGGGTATCGTCCGAGCGGTCGGTGACGGCGTCGATACACTCGCCGAGGGGGACCGCGTCGTCGCGCCGTTCAACGTCGCCTGCGGGTTCTGCGAGAACTGCGAGGACGGCTACACCGGGTTCTGTACGAACGTCAACCCCGGGTTCGCGGGCGGCGCGTACGGCTACGTCGCCATGGGGCCGTATCAGGGCGGGCAGGCCGAGAAACTCCGCATCCCGTACGCGGACTTCAACGCGCTGAAGCTCCCCGAGGGGGACGAACACGAGGACTCGTTCGCGCTGCTCGCGGACATCTTCCCGACCGGGTGGCACGGGACGGAGCTCGCCGGGCTGGAACCGGGCGAGTCCATCGCCATCTTCGGGGCCGGGCCGGTCGGGCTGATGGCCGCCTACAGCGCGAAGATCAAGGGCGCGGCGGAAATCTACGTCGTCGACCGAGTCCCGAGCCGACTCGAACTCGCGGAACAGCACTGTGACGCGAAACCGATCAACTTCGAGGAGGGCGACCCGGTCGAGCAGATCACGGACGCCCACGGCGGCGAGGTCGACCGGGGCGTCGACGCGGTCGGCTACCAGGCCATCGACCCCGAGACCGACCCCGGTTCGGACGCTTACGACCCGGCCCGCGAGAACCCGGCGGTCGTACTGAACCAGCTCGTCCAGACCGTCAGACCGACGGGACAGCTGGGGATTCCGGGTCTCTACGTCCCCTCGGACCCCGGTGCGCCCGACGAGATGGCCGCGCAGGGCCGTCTCGGCATCGACTTCGGGAAGCTGTTCGAGAAGGGCCAGCGCCTCGGGACGGGCCAGTGCAACGTCAAGCAGTACAACCGCGAACTCCGCGACCTCATCATCGAGGGACGGGCGGACCCGAGCTTCGTCGTCTCACACCGCGTGGGACTGGAGGAGGCCCCCGAGATGTACGAGCGGTTCGACAACCGCGAGGAGGGCGTGACGAAGGTGCTCCTCGAACCGTAG
- a CDS encoding CobW family GTP-binding protein, producing the protein MSDADGDDRVPVTVVTGVLGAGKTTLVNRLLRDPGDRDVAVVVNDMGELNVDAELVERSADGVVDLSNGCICCRLGDDLLESLDRLARTRTFDVVVVEASGISEPIPIARTLVEGGGAEGDSRSTADRFRLDTMVSVVDAYGFWKEFDAGESLPAGHDPERPLADVLVDGIEFCDVLLLNKCDLVPDDVLDGMEAVVDRLQPRATRYRTVECDVPADAVLDTGRFDFAAASREQGWKRELSGAGTDRDGHDHGAGRGESSHDHGGHGDRPAAAVHGVESTVYRRERPFDPDRFDAWLDDWDGSVVRAKGFCWLTSRSERVVGLSQAGPSIRVGPIGEWGDDDPATRLVFIGQDLDPDRLAEELDACLASDEERADPPDAADDPFPRESVLD; encoded by the coding sequence ATGAGTGACGCGGATGGGGACGACCGCGTTCCGGTGACGGTGGTGACGGGTGTCCTCGGCGCGGGGAAGACGACGCTCGTCAACCGGCTGCTCCGGGACCCCGGCGACCGGGACGTCGCCGTCGTGGTCAACGACATGGGTGAACTGAACGTGGACGCCGAACTCGTCGAGCGCTCGGCGGACGGCGTCGTGGACCTCTCGAACGGCTGTATCTGCTGTCGGCTGGGCGACGACCTGCTGGAGTCGCTCGACCGACTCGCCCGGACCCGGACGTTCGACGTCGTCGTCGTGGAGGCCTCGGGCATCTCCGAGCCGATTCCCATCGCCCGGACGCTGGTCGAGGGGGGCGGTGCGGAGGGGGATAGCCGCTCCACCGCGGACCGGTTCCGACTGGACACGATGGTCAGCGTGGTCGACGCCTACGGCTTCTGGAAGGAGTTCGACGCGGGCGAGTCGCTCCCCGCGGGCCACGACCCAGAGCGACCGCTCGCGGACGTGCTGGTCGACGGCATCGAGTTCTGCGACGTGCTCCTCCTGAACAAGTGCGACTTGGTGCCGGACGACGTGCTCGACGGGATGGAGGCCGTCGTCGACCGACTCCAGCCGCGAGCGACCCGCTACCGGACCGTCGAGTGCGACGTGCCAGCCGACGCCGTCCTCGACACCGGCCGGTTCGACTTCGCCGCGGCGAGTCGGGAGCAGGGCTGGAAGCGCGAACTGAGCGGTGCGGGGACGGACCGCGACGGTCACGACCACGGGGCGGGGCGAGGCGAGAGCAGCCACGACCACGGTGGCCACGGCGACCGTCCGGCGGCCGCTGTCCACGGCGTCGAGTCGACCGTCTACCGCCGCGAGCGACCGTTCGACCCGGACCGGTTCGACGCGTGGCTCGACGACTGGGACGGCAGCGTCGTCCGCGCGAAGGGCTTCTGCTGGCTGACGAGTCGCTCCGAGCGGGTCGTCGGCCTGAGTCAGGCGGGACCGTCGATTCGCGTCGGTCCCATCGGCGAGTGGGGGGACGACGACCCGGCGACGCGACTGGTGTTCATCGGGCAGGACCTCGACCCGGACCGACTCGCCGAGGAACTCGACGCCTGCCTCGCCAGCGACGAGGAGCGTGCGGACCCGCCCGACGCGGCCGACGACCCGTTCCCGCGGGAGTCGGTGCTGGACTGA
- the mobA gene encoding molybdenum cofactor guanylyltransferase — MPGGVVLAGGRSTRFGEGDKALADLAGVPMVRRVADRLVDSVETLVVNCRREQRAAIERALADYPHPVGYAVDPDPDRGPLAGIATGLQAVDSEYAFVCACDMPFVDGRVVDLLADRAAGHDAAVPRLDDGWHQPTHAVYRASSTADACDRALADDERAALAALEQLDWVVVSEDEIRAHGSVETFTNCNTREEVERAAARLEG; from the coding sequence ATGCCAGGAGGCGTGGTGCTCGCGGGCGGCCGTTCGACGCGGTTCGGCGAGGGCGACAAGGCCCTCGCCGACCTCGCCGGGGTACCGATGGTTCGACGGGTCGCCGACCGTCTCGTCGACTCCGTCGAGACGCTCGTCGTCAACTGCCGACGGGAGCAGCGTGCGGCCATCGAGCGGGCGCTCGCGGACTACCCGCACCCGGTCGGCTACGCCGTCGACCCGGACCCCGACCGCGGGCCGCTGGCCGGTATCGCGACCGGTCTGCAGGCCGTGGATAGCGAGTACGCGTTCGTCTGCGCCTGCGACATGCCGTTCGTCGACGGCCGGGTCGTCGACCTGCTCGCCGACCGCGCGGCGGGCCACGACGCCGCCGTCCCGCGACTCGACGACGGCTGGCACCAGCCGACCCACGCCGTCTACCGCGCTTCGTCGACAGCCGACGCCTGCGACCGGGCGCTGGCCGACGACGAGCGCGCGGCGCTCGCGGCGCTGGAGCAGCTGGACTGGGTCGTCGTCTCGGAGGACGAGATTCGCGCCCACGGCTCCGTCGAGACGTTCACGAACTGCAACACCCGCGAGGAGGTCGAACGGGCAGCAGCGCGGCTGGAGGGGTGA
- a CDS encoding 50S ribosomal protein L15e: MARSFYSHIKEAWETPKEGKLAELQWQRQQEWRRQGAIERIERPTRLDRARELGYKAKQGVVVARISVRKGGARKQRFKAGRRSKRQGVNKITRRKNLQRIAEERSQRRYRNLRVLNSYWVGEDGSQKWFEVILLDPNHPAIQNDDDLNWICDESQKGRAFRGKTSAGQKGRGLRNRGTGAERVRPSVGSNDNRGK, translated from the coding sequence ATGGCACGAAGCTTCTACTCTCACATCAAGGAGGCCTGGGAGACCCCGAAGGAGGGGAAACTCGCAGAGCTGCAGTGGCAGCGACAGCAGGAGTGGCGTCGACAGGGCGCGATCGAGCGCATCGAGCGCCCGACCCGCCTCGACCGCGCCCGCGAACTGGGCTACAAGGCGAAGCAGGGCGTCGTCGTCGCCCGCATCTCCGTCCGCAAGGGCGGTGCGCGCAAACAGCGCTTCAAGGCGGGTCGTCGCTCGAAGCGCCAGGGCGTCAACAAGATCACTCGCCGGAAGAACCTCCAGCGCATCGCCGAGGAGCGTTCCCAGCGCCGGTACCGCAACCTGCGCGTCCTCAACAGCTACTGGGTCGGTGAGGACGGGTCGCAGAAGTGGTTCGAGGTGATCCTCCTCGACCCGAACCACCCCGCCATCCAGAACGACGACGACCTCAACTGGATCTGCGACGAGTCCCAGAAGGGCCGCGCGTTCCGCGGCAAGACGAGCGCCGGGCAGAAGGGCCGTGGCCTCCGCAACCGTGGCACGGGCGCGGAGCGGGTCCGTCCGTCCGTCGGTTCGAACGACAACCGCGGCAAGTAA
- a CDS encoding amino acid permease, whose translation MTGKTLERDLGLGAVLAISIGAMVGSGIFILPALALSIAGPAVVVAYLLAGLLVVPAALSKSEMATAMPEAGGTYIFIERGMGPLLGTVAGLGTWFSLSFKSALALVGGVPYLVILFDLPVQPVALGLAAFLVVVNLLGAKQTGRLQVVIVVAMLAALSWFVVGSAGSVEQANFEPFLTGGIGGLLAATGLVFVSYAGVTKVASVAEEVEDPGRNIPLGILGSLVFTTLLYVGIVAVIVGVTEPGTVAGSNTPVAAAAEVTLGTVGLWAVVGAAMLALVSTANAGILSSSRYPFAMSRDRLAPPSLGKIHDRFGTPTQAITLTGVVMLALIAFVPVLDIAKLASAFQILVFALVNAAVVAFREGSADYDPSFESPLYPWIQVFGVLSGLALLTQMGTVPLVGALVMVLVGVAWYYGYARRRVHREGAATDIVRRKVGRDALAVTADAVADDDTPEVLVALTREAAPDREAALVRLAADLVRDRDGRVEVVRFEEVPDQTPLDETATAQSPADVAFEERLAALASDLDVPVETGEVVSHDTKHAVVNHAADRGVDTIVAEHERLRLRSRVVGDPIDWVVRHAPCDVVLVENRGYDAPRTVVLESDDGPFDPGTVAVADRLASATGGQVAFRFGASADPPERAERTLADYQRDLAELCSAPVAAASYRTDGGLPPTPDLVVRRGADHRLRGALFDRDPNTPPACTELTVYPHESRRPRLVRRLLERVVF comes from the coding sequence ATGACGGGCAAGACGCTCGAACGCGACCTCGGACTGGGTGCGGTCCTCGCGATCAGCATCGGCGCGATGGTCGGCAGCGGCATCTTCATCCTGCCGGCGCTGGCGCTGAGCATCGCCGGTCCCGCGGTGGTCGTCGCCTACCTGCTGGCGGGCCTGCTCGTCGTCCCGGCGGCGCTCTCGAAGTCGGAGATGGCGACGGCGATGCCCGAAGCCGGCGGGACCTACATCTTCATCGAGCGTGGGATGGGGCCGTTACTCGGCACCGTCGCCGGCCTCGGGACGTGGTTCTCCCTGTCGTTCAAGAGCGCGCTGGCGCTCGTCGGCGGGGTGCCGTATCTCGTCATCCTGTTCGACCTGCCCGTCCAACCGGTCGCGCTCGGACTGGCGGCGTTCCTCGTCGTCGTCAACCTGCTGGGGGCGAAACAGACCGGACGACTCCAGGTCGTCATCGTGGTCGCCATGCTCGCCGCCCTGTCGTGGTTCGTCGTCGGCAGTGCCGGGTCCGTCGAACAGGCGAACTTCGAACCGTTCCTCACCGGTGGCATCGGCGGGTTGCTGGCGGCGACGGGCCTCGTCTTCGTCTCCTACGCGGGCGTGACGAAGGTCGCCAGCGTCGCCGAGGAGGTAGAGGACCCTGGACGGAACATCCCGCTCGGCATCCTCGGGTCGCTCGTGTTCACGACGCTGCTGTACGTCGGTATCGTCGCGGTCATCGTCGGCGTCACCGAACCCGGGACCGTCGCCGGGTCGAACACGCCCGTCGCCGCCGCCGCCGAGGTCACGCTCGGCACGGTCGGTCTGTGGGCCGTCGTCGGTGCCGCGATGCTCGCACTCGTCTCGACGGCGAACGCCGGCATCCTCTCGTCGTCGCGCTACCCGTTCGCGATGAGCCGCGACCGTCTCGCCCCACCCTCGCTGGGGAAGATACACGACCGGTTCGGGACGCCGACGCAGGCCATCACGCTCACCGGCGTGGTCATGCTCGCGCTCATCGCGTTCGTCCCCGTCCTCGACATCGCGAAACTCGCCAGTGCGTTCCAGATACTCGTCTTCGCCCTCGTCAACGCCGCCGTCGTCGCCTTCCGCGAGGGGAGCGCCGACTACGACCCCAGCTTCGAGTCGCCGCTCTACCCCTGGATTCAGGTGTTCGGCGTCCTGAGCGGACTGGCGCTGCTCACGCAGATGGGGACGGTCCCGCTCGTCGGCGCACTGGTCATGGTGCTCGTCGGCGTCGCGTGGTACTACGGCTACGCTCGCCGCCGCGTCCACCGCGAGGGGGCGGCGACCGACATCGTCCGGCGGAAGGTGGGCCGTGACGCGCTCGCGGTGACTGCCGACGCCGTCGCGGACGACGACACTCCCGAGGTGCTCGTCGCGCTCACCCGCGAGGCGGCCCCCGACCGTGAGGCGGCGCTCGTCCGGCTGGCCGCCGACCTCGTCCGTGACCGCGACGGCCGCGTCGAGGTGGTCCGCTTCGAGGAGGTCCCCGACCAGACACCGCTCGACGAGACGGCGACGGCACAGTCGCCGGCCGACGTCGCCTTCGAGGAGCGCCTCGCCGCGCTGGCGAGCGACCTCGACGTCCCCGTCGAGACGGGCGAAGTCGTCAGCCACGACACGAAACACGCCGTCGTCAACCACGCTGCCGACCGCGGCGTCGACACCATCGTCGCCGAACACGAGCGCCTCCGCCTGCGCTCGCGGGTCGTCGGCGACCCCATCGACTGGGTGGTCCGCCACGCGCCCTGCGACGTGGTACTCGTCGAGAACCGCGGGTACGACGCGCCACGGACCGTCGTCCTCGAGAGCGACGACGGCCCGTTCGACCCGGGGACGGTGGCCGTCGCCGACAGACTCGCCAGCGCCACCGGCGGACAGGTCGCCTTCCGGTTCGGCGCGTCGGCCGACCCGCCCGAACGTGCCGAACGGACGCTGGCCGACTATCAGCGGGACCTGGCGGAGCTCTGTTCCGCGCCCGTTGCGGCCGCCTCCTACCGGACCGACGGCGGTCTCCCACCGACCCCGGACCTCGTCGTTCGTCGTGGGGCCGACCACCGCCTCCGGGGGGCGCTGTTCGACCGCGACCCGAACACGCCGCCCGCGTGTACCGAACTGACGGTCTACCCCCACGAGTCTCGCCGACCGAGGCTGGTCCGTCGCCTGCTCGAACGCGTCGTGTTCTGA
- a CDS encoding NAD(P)-binding protein: MTTSTPPSTRRASVPAGSPERARTIHVVGGGRVGRALADRLRSDGNWASLVDDTPDVVTESMAAGIPVVEGDPMDSDVLERAGLADADAVVAATTSDGSNLLIAQLARARFGVETVVVRVNDPDHVETFRPLDYETVCTTSNVEDGIASRLR, translated from the coding sequence ATGACGACATCGACACCACCCTCGACACGCCGGGCGTCGGTTCCGGCCGGTAGTCCGGAGCGCGCTCGAACCATCCACGTCGTCGGTGGCGGGCGGGTCGGCCGTGCGCTGGCCGACCGACTCCGCTCCGACGGGAACTGGGCGTCGCTCGTCGACGACACGCCCGACGTCGTCACCGAGTCGATGGCGGCCGGCATACCGGTCGTCGAAGGCGACCCGATGGACTCCGACGTGCTGGAACGGGCCGGCCTCGCAGACGCCGACGCGGTCGTCGCCGCGACGACGAGCGACGGGTCGAACCTGCTCATCGCACAGCTCGCCCGCGCACGGTTCGGCGTCGAGACGGTCGTCGTTCGGGTGAACGACCCCGACCACGTCGAGACGTTCCGGCCGCTCGACTACGAGACGGTCTGTACGACGAGCAACGTCGAGGACGGAATCGCGAGTCGCCTTCGATGA
- a CDS encoding Lrp/AsnC family transcriptional regulator: MPDVDLDSIDRAIIHALQADARHTSSSAIAEDVGVSASTVRNRIGRLEETGIIRGYHADVDYELAGYQLHTLIVCTAPIPQREELARTALDIEGVVSVREVMTGAENVHIGVVGTDGDDLSRIGRELNDVGFEIVDEDLIRNDFANPYHGFERTD; encoded by the coding sequence ATGCCCGATGTGGACCTCGACAGCATCGACCGAGCCATCATCCACGCGCTCCAGGCCGACGCCCGCCACACCTCGTCGTCGGCCATCGCCGAGGACGTCGGTGTCTCCGCGAGCACCGTCCGGAACCGTATCGGCCGTCTCGAAGAGACCGGTATCATCCGGGGCTACCACGCCGACGTGGACTACGAACTAGCCGGCTACCAACTGCACACGCTCATCGTCTGTACCGCTCCGATCCCCCAGCGTGAGGAACTCGCGCGGACCGCCCTCGACATCGAGGGCGTCGTCTCGGTTCGGGAGGTGATGACCGGGGCCGAGAACGTCCACATCGGCGTCGTCGGGACCGATGGCGACGACCTGAGTCGTATCGGTCGCGAACTGAACGACGTCGGGTTCGAGATCGTCGACGAGGACCTCATCCGCAACGACTTTGCGAACCCGTACCACGGCTTCGAGAGGACAGATTAG
- a CDS encoding trans-sulfuration enzyme family protein, giving the protein MSHDSHVETLAVGHGEEPSPEEGRGDVVSPIHLASTFALPALDTGLSLEDVNPDDGEFLYSRLSNPTRHAVEQRLAALEGGRHGFAFSSGTAAINTALLATVEPGDHVVAFDDLYAGTRRMLEELFVGRLNVEVSFVDATDTEAVADAMREDTRLVWMETPTNPLLKLCDIGAIASVAHDHGALLGVDNTFMSPLCQRPLALGADLVAHSTTKYLNGHSDSVGGALVTDCDELAESLGFLQQIALGNMLAPFDSYLLLRGTKTLPVRMRQHEANAQAIAEYLDDHDGVNRVLYPGLDSHPQHDLACEQMSGFGGVLSFELDGDLDDVVTFLGALEEFRLAVSLGGVESLIECPAAMTHEPIPKEEREAVGITDTLIRVSVGIEHVDDLLADLDLGFAAVERAHQSPSA; this is encoded by the coding sequence ATGTCCCACGACTCGCACGTCGAGACGCTCGCGGTCGGTCACGGCGAGGAGCCGTCGCCCGAGGAGGGCCGCGGCGACGTGGTCTCGCCCATCCACCTCGCGTCGACGTTCGCGCTGCCAGCACTCGACACCGGTCTGTCGCTCGAAGACGTGAACCCCGACGACGGCGAGTTCCTCTACTCCCGACTCTCGAACCCCACGCGCCACGCCGTCGAACAGCGCCTCGCCGCCCTCGAAGGCGGACGGCACGGCTTCGCGTTCTCCTCGGGGACGGCGGCCATCAACACGGCCCTGCTCGCCACCGTCGAACCGGGCGACCACGTGGTCGCGTTCGACGACCTCTACGCCGGCACCCGCCGGATGCTCGAAGAACTGTTCGTCGGGCGTCTGAACGTCGAGGTGTCGTTCGTCGACGCGACCGACACCGAGGCCGTCGCAGACGCGATGCGCGAGGACACCCGTCTGGTCTGGATGGAGACGCCGACGAACCCGCTGCTGAAGCTGTGCGACATAGGCGCTATCGCCTCCGTCGCTCACGACCACGGCGCGCTGCTCGGCGTCGACAACACGTTCATGAGTCCGCTCTGTCAGCGCCCCCTCGCGCTCGGTGCGGACCTCGTCGCTCACTCCACGACGAAGTACCTCAACGGCCACTCCGACAGCGTCGGTGGCGCGCTCGTCACCGACTGCGACGAACTGGCCGAGTCGCTCGGCTTCCTCCAGCAGATCGCTCTCGGTAACATGCTCGCGCCGTTCGACAGCTACCTCCTCCTGCGCGGGACGAAGACGCTCCCCGTGCGGATGCGCCAGCACGAGGCCAACGCGCAGGCCATCGCGGAGTACCTGGACGACCACGACGGCGTGAATCGGGTCCTCTACCCCGGCCTCGACTCCCACCCGCAACACGACCTCGCGTGCGAGCAGATGAGCGGGTTCGGCGGCGTCCTCTCGTTCGAACTCGACGGCGACCTGGACGACGTGGTGACGTTCCTCGGCGCACTGGAGGAGTTCAGGCTGGCGGTGAGCCTCGGCGGCGTCGAGAGCCTCATCGAGTGCCCGGCCGCGATGACCCACGAACCCATCCCGAAGGAGGAGCGTGAGGCGGTCGGCATCACGGACACGCTGATTCGTGTCTCCGTCGGCATCGAACACGTCGACGACCTGCTCGCGGACCTCGACCTCGGCTTCGCCGCCGTCGAACGGGCCCACCAGTCGCCGTCGGCGTAG
- a CDS encoding DoxX family protein yields MATATETDAPENLDEVAAEDGGTDDDDVAPDPVPNNSLFFRLARLLFGAVLVYTGLTHFRQLEGYVQYADAKGIPEAETMVPLSGGLLVSSGLGIAFWKLPKLAAGAAATFLVVATPTMHDFWNADEESKQTETNAFLKNVAMLGGALAFLVRAGER; encoded by the coding sequence ATGGCAACCGCCACAGAGACTGACGCTCCCGAGAACCTCGACGAGGTGGCCGCGGAAGACGGTGGAACGGACGACGACGACGTCGCGCCCGACCCCGTCCCGAACAACAGCCTGTTCTTCCGACTGGCACGCCTGTTGTTCGGCGCGGTGCTCGTCTACACCGGCCTCACCCACTTCCGACAGCTGGAGGGCTACGTCCAGTACGCCGACGCGAAGGGCATCCCCGAGGCGGAGACGATGGTGCCGCTCTCCGGTGGCCTGCTCGTGTCCAGCGGCCTCGGCATCGCGTTCTGGAAGCTCCCGAAGCTCGCAGCGGGCGCAGCCGCGACGTTCCTGGTCGTCGCCACGCCGACCATGCACGACTTCTGGAACGCCGACGAGGAGAGCAAGCAGACCGAGACGAACGCGTTCCTGAAGAACGTCGCCATGCTCGGCGGTGCACTCGCCTTCCTCGTCCGCGCGGGCGAGCGCTGA